The sequence CAAGGAACCATGCGAACAGCAGAAAATCTCCACCTAAAAAAAATGCCAGAGCGGTTAAAAGTTTGACGTCACCGCCTCCCAGCCCGCCGTCCGTTATCGCCGCAATAAAGAGACCTGTAACGAAGACGGGTGCGGCAGCGGAAAGACCCGGGCGGATGCCCGGGCCGGCAACAAGGCCGTAAAGACAAACGGCAAGCACCGCGATATCGGGCACCTCCCGTCTGCGGATATCTATAACGCTTAATACGGCCAGAAGTATTAAGACCGGAATGAATTTTACTGCTATTTCCATCTCTCCTTTCTTTTTTTTATGCCCGGGTGTACTTTTTACACCCCTGTTCCCGGGTGTACTTTTTATACCCCTGTTTTTTCGGTGTATCTGCCGGGTGTACTTTTTGCACATCTACCGGTGTACTTTTTGCACCCCTGCCCCGGGTGTACTTTTTGCACATCGAAAGCAGGGTATTTTACATCGGCGGCGGCGACTGAGGGTTGGAACGTAGATACGGATACGTCTCGCCCTCGTCGATCTGCCAGACGGTGTCGAAATCCCAATCCACAAAGGTTGACTGCTGCTTCATCTCGGCCGTCGTCCTGCCCGTGCCGCCGGCGCTGGTCGCTAAGCCGGAGGTTTCGGTGTCCCAGTAGCTGCCAGTGACCATAGAACCATAATTGTACCCTACCAGGCCGCCAACACGGGAACCGCCGGTGACTGAACCTGTAGAATATGATTTTTCTAGGTTTGACCCAACTACCCGACCGTTACTGTTAAGACCTACCAATCCACCAACTTCTGAGTTGCCGGTCACCGAACCTGCAGCATAACAGTTGCGTATATATGAACCACGATAATTCGTCCCAACCAATCCTCCCGTATATCTGCTGCTACCTATCCCGGTTATATCGGCAGTCGAATAAGAAAACACAAGCTCAGAATAGTAATCATTCATCCCCAGCAAACCGCCAACATGCTGACGACCCGCTACAGTGCCCGACGAGGAACTGCCGGATATCATACTCTTATAAATATAACCCGCCAGCGCACCCGTATAGTCGTAACCGGTTACAGATACGGATTCCAGCGTTACGTTGCTGACCTTCGCCAAGCGGGTATAGCCGAATAAACCTTGATAGTGAGTATCCGGACGGTTGATATACAGGTTCTTTATTGTATATCCATTACCGTCAAAAATCCCGGTGAACGGATTGTTCAAATCACCGATCGGCTGCCATCCGCCATCCGACATATAACCCGACAGATCAATGTTGGACTTCAAGATGTATTTGGCATTCAGCGGATACGACGGGTCGCGGCCGATCTTCGCTAATTCCTCCGCCGTCCTGATCACTATCTCGCCTTCAGCAGGCTCGCGGAGCGGACCGCGGGATGTGCCACCGTCTCCGGCAGATGAAGGCATGGAATACGGGTCCAGTATATAAAGTTCGCCTGCGGGGTTACGGAATACGTAACTGTCCAGGCTCGAACGGACCAGAACATAAGGCTTCAGCTTCTCGCCGTCTAACCGGTAAAAGTTTATCTCCGACGGGTCTTTACCCTCCTTTTCGGCTATATATACCCTCAGCTCCGACAGGTCGCCCCAGGACATAAGCTTCAGGTCGAATACGCGCACGCCGGCCAGCTCTTCGTCCGAAAGCGCAGGCCGGATTACAGGCCAGTCGTCGTGGTGGCCGTAATACCTGATCGACGCTTCATACAAAAGCCGGCCGTCGGCCTGCAGCCGCACAAGATACGCCCTGCGCGTGTAGCCGACATAGCCGGGAACGGCGATCAATACAAGGACCGCAAGCACGGCCAGCACCGCTATCAGCTCAACCAGTGTAAAGCCGCTCGACCGGCCGCGGAATAATCTGCGGTGAAAAAAAGACATGAAGACATTCCTCCTTTTTATCTTTAAATTAACAGAAAGCGCACCGGGCGGATACCCGGTGCAAAAAGAATTATTTAAATTCGGGCAGAGGGCCGATAAGTTCAAAATACAGGTAATCGTGAATGCTGTCTTTTACTCTTATCATTATCGTATCTTCTTCTACTTTGATGCTTCCGTCAGAACGGCGTTTGTACGCCTTGAAGGTCACCGGGTAGACCCCGTCGGGAATGTTGAACGGCACTACCAGCACGAGGTCCCGGTCGCCTTTCACACGCCGGCTGTGCCAGGTCATCCTGTCCTGCGGCGGGTCGGTCAGCGGCTCGTCCGGAACCAGCGTTGTTACCAGATTCGTGCTCGAGGATACGAAATCGTTTTCTTTATACCATACGTGAACATCTACCCGGTATGCCCTGCCTTCAGTTTCGGCACTGAGCAGCATAGCCGTTGCCCTGCGGGTTATCGATTTGTCGGACCTGCCGATTACTATCAGCCGGCCTTCGACGGTTACCGTCAGGTCAAACGGGTCGCTCCACATCGGAGTCAGTGCAGGATGGCGGCCGGTCGGGTCGTCCATTACCCTCAAGCGGATCAGATATTCGCCGTCGTCAAAGCCCATCTCTTCGAAAGTATCGAGCCATTCCGTTACCGCTGCCCACGTCCCGTCCGGTTTTCTTACACGCCATTCGTATGCCACAATGGGGTCGCCGTCGGGGTCGCTCGAAAGGTCGATTATTTCATAGAATTCGTCGGCTATTACCGGGTCAGGGTTTACGCTGAATCCGGCCGCAGGTTTGCTGTTCTCCGGAATCACCATTACCTGCTGTGTGTAGGCTTCCGACCAGAGTGGAGAACCGACGGAAGGATCGTCCCTTACGGTCAGCTCTATCGTGTATTCACCCTCGCCGAGCGACGGAATATCGGTCGGCGGGGTGCTGCCGTAATCCAGCCATTCGCCGTCCGGTTTTTTGACCATCCATCTCTGCTCTGCGATCGGGTCGCCGTTCGGGTCGTAGGACATATCCGTTATCTCGATGGTTTTGTGCACCACCTGAACCGACGGATCGACGGCAAACTGCGCCACGGGCGGCAGGTTCTCCTGGACGGTAGAAAGCATGGAAACGTAAGGATCGCTCCATACCCCTTCTCTATCACGCACTCTTAACCACACGAGATAGCTTTTGTTTGGTTCTGCAGATGTCAGCCTGCCGGTGTTCCATGAGGTTTCGGTTACTTCTCTCCAGAGCCATTCTTCTTCCTCGATTCCTCTGTCAGGGGCCGTCTGGTGGTCAGGGTCGTATGAATGGTTTACGAGATTTACGTTGTATGATGTGACGCTGTCTATAATATACGTTATTTTGATGTAGGACCCATCGGGGCTTCCTCCTGCGCTTTTAGCTTTATCATACATCTCGAAATAGAATTGGACTTTTGTATAACCATCACCATCAACATTTATCGTGTCTGAAATCGGTTCGGATGTGTATGCATACTGGCTGTAATTTTTTATTATGTGCCATGCTCCGTCTTTATATCCTTTAACAGACAGTGTACCTCTCCAGTAATCATCATCTGCACGTGGTGTTCTGAATTCGATGGTTTTTATGACAGCACCTTCCGGTGCGCTGAATTGAGGGCACCACTCCGCCCATCTGCCGCCTTCGCCGGAAAAATCAATATTGCTTTTTTGATACACGACCGTTGTGTTTGAATTAACAGGTTCAAGCTCTGCGGCATATGCCGCTATTGGCTTTCTGTGAACATACAAATACATCCGGTTCAGCGACGGGGAGCTCCATAACCGGTAGCTGTCGAACCGGCTGTCGTCCTTCGGGTTGTCGCGCGCCTGGTAGTGTATTTCATACATGCCGGTGTGTTTGAATTTTGTTACGGGCTCTGACAGATACTGCCCGGAAAAGGGTGCAAGCCCCAGGCTGTTCTCAAAATATGTCGGGTCGTGGTAATAGTACCAGCGGTCCTGATATTTGGGGTCGTTTTCGCCGTCGCTGTAGGTTGTTTCATACGATACTTCCTCGCCAACCAGAGCATACAGTGCTGTATAGTCGGGCTGCATGTTCAATATTTCCAGTATATAGTCGGCAAGCCGGCTCAGAGCGTCGTTCATGTCGGTGTTGTAGAAAAACCGGCCGCTGTCGTTGTTTTGGGCAATAAATGTTTCATACTGTGATTTGTTGGCATCTGTTCCTAATCCCACAAAGTGTATGTTTCCCGTCAGCGTATGCGACAGGATTTCGCCCAGCTTTGTTTCACTGTCGAGTTCAGGCAGGGTTATATCGCTTATGTTGACAAGAAAACGGGTCGCATTGCTGCGCCACGTAGTGCTTTTTAACGCCTCGTCAAGGGTTTTTATCGATTCGGAGGTAATCTGTATATCCTTGAAATAGGCGCTTCTCTGGTCCCAAGCGTAAAACCCATAGCTGCCGTGATCGTAGTAGGCAGGGTCGGGATCTGTCCATTCGATATCGAGGCTACCGTCTCTGTATACCTTTATTGTGTTACCTTTTGCTTCTATCCGGATGTTCCAGATCTGACCGCGGTGAAAGTACGGAAATGATCCGCCCACTTTTACTACCTGGAATCTGCCGTTTGTTACTTTCGCCAGGACGCTCCGCTGATCATACCTTACGTTCCCGCAGGCCGAATGGTTGTCTATTATATAGACGTAATAGTTGTTCTCGTCCTGCATCCTGAACATGAAACCCATTTCGCCGTGAACAAATTGGGTAGCATCGTTGCGGATGCCCAGTGTATAGCTGATGGTCAGGTCTTTTGTGTCAAATGCCGAAGGGTTGTACCAGCCCAGTGCAGGCCTTGAACCTATATTGCATACTACTGCATTAAGTTCGGAGTCGTAACTCCACGCGTTCTGCGGCGGCGTGCTGGAACTCCCTACATAAAAACTTACCCAGCTGCTGAATATATCCTGCGGGTCCTGCGTTTCGGTCGAAACAACTGCCGTTTTGACCGCTTCAATTTCTGCATTTATGTTTTCCGCCGCAAGCCTGGGCATTAAAACAGCATTGATTTTCCCGTTTATATCCTGGACCTTTCCTGAATCTGCTCTGCCGACGGTAAACACTATATCCGCTTTTCTGTTCTTTAATATGTCGAATCCTGCAACGGGCGGAAGGTTTATTACTTCACAGCACTTGTCGGATAAAGGTTTGCCGGCAGTATCCGCCTGACGGAGATCGGTCGGGCCTATGAATTCGGGGATCGTTTCTTCACCGAACCGCTCTTTTACGGCCAGCTCAAACAGATACCGGCCGACATGGTCGGTATGCAGAACGGGTTCTATACTGTTTCCGTCGTCGAGGATTACCCATTCTTCATCCTCAAAGCTGCCGTTGTTGTTGGCGTCGTATTTATACCGCCATATCCGCTGTTCTATATGGTCACCGTCCGGCGAATAGCTCAGATCATACAGGGTAATTGCCGCACTGCCGGGGCCGTCTTCTTTCGGATCGCGGATTGCGGTTGAATAGACATAGAAGTCTGCAACTGGAGGCAGATCGGGCATGATTTCGAGTTTTCTTTCGTACCAGTCGGAGTAGTGCCCGGCTTCGTTTTTGACCCGCACCCTTACAGTGTATTCGCCCGGCTCCTTGAACAGTACGGTGCGTATTTTTTTGTCAGACGATGCAGCAATCTTTATACTGTCTGCCGAAACGCCTTCGGGCGGCAGAAACTCCCATTCGGTTTCGTCCCAGATCATGGGATACCGGTCGGATGTTACGCTGTTCGATGCGTCGAATACTATTTTGCGGTTCTGCTTCAGCCTGCCGGTGAAATCGAAGTACGCTTCCGGAACGGCAGGAAGCACTTCTATTGTCTTCTGTGTCGTATCCCTCTCGCCGTCGCTGTCGCGTACCGTAAGCCGAATAGTGTACGTGCCCGGCTCGTCGAACCATACTTCGGACCTCTCGCCCGAAAGTTCGCCGACCATGCCGGTCGAGGGTGATACGCTCCAGGAATGGCTGACGATATACCCGTCCGGATCGTAAGATGCCGACCTTATGATAACGCCGTCGCCCTGTACAACCTCAGAGGGTGCGCGTATAACCGCAACCGGCGGCTCGGGTTCGGGCGGCGGTGGCGGGTCGTCGTCTCCTCCGCCGGGAGGCGGGTCCTCACCTCCACTACCGGGCGGCGGTTCTTCTGCCGATGTTTCGCCGATAACGCGTTCGGCTTCAGCTTCGTCCGTTTTGTTCAGCACGGGGTCCCAGACTCTTACCCGCGCCCAGATGCTGTCGCCGGGTGATGCACTGTATGCCGTCAGATTGTAATACGGGCTGCTGGTTCCAGGGTTGATACCTTCTTCGGGCGTCAGCCATGTATCGTTGTGTTTTGCCCACCAGCGGTAGCCGAAATATCCAGCGCTGCTGGTTGAAACTAAGCCGCTGGCGTCAAGTTTTACGGCTACGTCCTGTTCTGTGCCCGATTCGAGTGCAGGCGGTGTCAGGTGTATAACAAGATCCGCTGTAACCGATCCCGATGGCGGTGGCGGTGGTGGTGGCGGCGGCTGCTGCTCGGGTTCGACTGTAAGCAGGATCTGGCCGAGCCTATCCTCCGAAAATATATCGTTATACTGCGTTGATGCGTAACCTGCAAACAATAACGGAACGGTATGTGTGCCGGGTTCATAATCGCTGCGCTTAAAGGTATGCGCGTAGGTTACTGTCACTTTGTTGTCAGTAGACGCTCCCGGGTTTATAATGCTCCTGTTTCCCGTAAAGCCCTGGTTAAAAGGGTCTATTACCTGGGCAGCATATGTGTTTTTTATACTGGCGCAGCCGCGCGGTGTGGCGGTTACTGTTAGGGTTATGACTGCCGTTACGCTGTCGCTGTCGGCAGGGATCGTCAGGGCTGTCGGATACTGTGCGTCTAACTGAAAATCTACACTGCCCGGAAGCGGCGGGACGAGGAACGTAGCATAGTAAAGCTTGCCGTTTAGACCGATGTGGTATGTTTTTATACTCCCGTATGATTTTACCGTCGGCGGCGCCTGGACTATTGCTTTTGTTTTGCTTAAATGGGAAGCAACAGTAAGCGTCGTTGCGTTGTGGCCGATCAGCCTGGAGTAAAAGGCATGATCACCTTGTTTATCGCGTAAAGGTTCCCAGCTTTCCAAAGCATCCGGTCTTTCAACAAAATTCCACGTCTCCGGCGGCCTGGTCGGTGTTATGTCGTCGGGGAAGGCGTGGTTCGTGAATTCCTTGTCGTAGTAGGTGTAGCCCAGATATCGATACTCGCTCCCTTTACGGTCGCCCCAGGGACTGCCGTAGACTATCAGCCCATACTTTACAAATGTATCCCAGTTCGCAGGACGGCCGCTTTCGCTTTCGATTGGGATATCCAACTCTCTCAGTATATCTATAAACTGGTCCTCATTATACGGCGGCATGTCCGGCATTGAAGCTGAAGCGGTAGTCCTGTCCGCACCGGGCTGGCATATGCCAGAAAGAAGTACAAAAACAAGGATTAATGATACTATGCGGTGAAAAAACCTCAAATTATCTACCTCCCTTAGAATTTGAAGCATAGAAAAAGAGAGGGCATTCTTTCTGCCCCCTCCCCCTGTTATTCTGTTATTGGTCCTTCGACCAGCCGAACATGAAGATGTTCCAGTGAAGTGTAGCACCGTCAGGGTCTCTTGTACCTGAGCGGTAAAGCACCTGCAGGTCGCCGAAACTTTTCTTGATCCTGACGTTGTAGTCGATCTCGCCTCTCAGCTCGCGCTTTATATAGGTATCCAGTGCAAACTTCATAATTTCCTTTAACGTGCGGTCGTCTACATCCAGCAGCACCGAAAGCGCTTTCTCTACACGTGCCGTATACGGCGGATAGAGCCTGTTATACTGCGGATCGTCTACGTTGCGGTTGTACCTTTCAAGCTTTGTTAAACGCATATGTGTAAAGCTCTTAAAACCATCATAATCTCTCTGTTTTTTTTCCATCAATGTAAAACCGAATGGAAAAATGGTATATATATCCGGATATTCTGGAGCAAACCATATTGTAGCTAAAGAAGGACTACCGAAATTGTCTTCAGGCATGTGATTCACTCTTACTGTATGGTGTTCCATAAATAGCGCCTTTACCATATCCACTATCCGCCTGTTGGCGTCAGGAACAATATCCTCGCGGAAGGTTATCCATTCGTTTGTCGTCCAGTGCCTCAGCTTGAACTGGCCCGTCGATTCGTCGTAGTAGAAATACTGGTCGAACACCCTCGGCCTCTTGCTGAGCGCCGGTAGGCTGGTCTGCCCGGCTCTGTAGGTCTCGTATTTTAGCAGCTGGTCCTCTGTCACCCGCATGGTAAACCGCTCTATGGCATCGGGTCGGCTGAATATGCTGTTATCCGGTAGACCCTGCTCCGGCAGACGTTCAGCAACTATGCGGGGAACGAAACGATAAACCTCTCTAGCCACCCAACGCGTTTCATACCCTAAACTATCTAATCTGAACAACTCTTCTCTTCGTTTTTCATCCGGCAGCGACCTGATATATGCCGTCAGCTCCTCGTCCAGTTCGTACTCGCCCGTGTCGTAGTAGACCTCGAATACGAACTCGTCCTCGCCGGGCTCCATCTTCTCCAGGTAGACCGTCCTGGCCGCTCCGTCCCACCTGACACGGTAGCCCAGACCCTCGCCTGCCGCACGAACCGGCAGATACAGCTTGCCGTCTATCGTGCGCGGTGCCTCGTCCAGCATCTGATACATATACCTCTCCGGCGTCCAGTAT is a genomic window of Koleobacter methoxysyntrophicus containing:
- a CDS encoding copper amine oxidase N-terminal domain-containing protein, which codes for MLTVLFLAQILLPGASYAQGVSVVVDGEPVELTDAAREINGRLFLPMRSLFEALGAEVSWDDATQTAVGRLGERAAEFTVGYHVYIKYWTPERYMYQMLDEAPRTIDGKLYLPVRAAGEGLGYRVRWDGAARTVYLEKMEPGEDEFVFEVYYDTGEYELDEELTAYIRSLPDEKRREELFRLDSLGYETRWVAREVYRFVPRIVAERLPEQGLPDNSIFSRPDAIERFTMRVTEDQLLKYETYRAGQTSLPALSKRPRVFDQYFYYDESTGQFKLRHWTTNEWITFREDIVPDANRRIVDMVKALFMEHHTVRVNHMPEDNFGSPSLATIWFAPEYPDIYTIFPFGFTLMEKKQRDYDGFKSFTHMRLTKLERYNRNVDDPQYNRLYPPYTARVEKALSVLLDVDDRTLKEIMKFALDTYIKRELRGEIDYNVRIKKSFGDLQVLYRSGTRDPDGATLHWNIFMFGWSKDQ
- a CDS encoding prepilin peptidase, which codes for MCKKYTRQIHRKNRGIKSTPGNRGVKSTPGHKKKKGEMEIAVKFIPVLILLAVLSVIDIRRREVPDIAVLAVCLYGLVAGPGIRPGLSAAAPVFVTGLFIAAITDGGLGGGDVKLLTALAFFLGGDFLLFAWFLAPLLTVILVYALITKKGLRFSLPLVPFMFAALLCTAVFRWKLPPYTIF
- a CDS encoding GLUG motif-containing protein, with amino-acid sequence MSFFHRRLFRGRSSGFTLVELIAVLAVLAVLVLIAVPGYVGYTRRAYLVRLQADGRLLYEASIRYYGHHDDWPVIRPALSDEELAGVRVFDLKLMSWGDLSELRVYIAEKEGKDPSEINFYRLDGEKLKPYVLVRSSLDSYVFRNPAGELYILDPYSMPSSAGDGGTSRGPLREPAEGEIVIRTAEELAKIGRDPSYPLNAKYILKSNIDLSGYMSDGGWQPIGDLNNPFTGIFDGNGYTIKNLYINRPDTHYQGLFGYTRLAKVSNVTLESVSVTGYDYTGALAGYIYKSMISGSSSSGTVAGRQHVGGLLGMNDYYSELVFSYSTADITGIGSSRYTGGLVGTNYRGSYIRNCYAAGSVTGNSEVGGLVGLNSNGRVVGSNLEKSYSTGSVTGGSRVGGLVGYNYGSMVTGSYWDTETSGLATSAGGTGRTTAEMKQQSTFVDWDFDTVWQIDEGETYPYLRSNPQSPPPM